The Calothrix sp. PCC 7507 DNA segment AACAGTGATCAAGCGTATCGGCGTAGGTTTAGACCTGCCACCCGGCTAGCGCTGCCGTCAATTGGTGTGGTATTTCGCCGAGCCATGAAACTGATAACTGATAACTGATAACTGATAGCTGTTAAAATTGTCAGTCCTTGCGGGTTAATCCTGATGAAACAAACGTTGCCTGTACCACCAGAAGTAGTGCAACAAGTAGCTGAATACTTCAGCCTATTAAGTGAGCCGATGCGTCTGCGGCTCTTACACTTATTACGGGATGAAGAAAAATGCGTACAAGAGTTGGTAGAGGCAACACAGACTTCGCAAGCCAATGTGTCAAAACACCTCAAGGTAATGTGGCAAGCAGGTATCCTTAGCCGCCGCAGTGAAGGCACCTGTGCCTATTACCGAGTGGAAGATGAAATGATTTTTGAATTGTGTAATCGGGTTTGCGATCGCCTCGCTACTAGGTTAGAACAGCAAGCCCGTCATTTTCGTGTGTTAAATGGTAAAAATTAAGTTAGGGAACAGTCATCAGTTAACTGTTGACTGATAACTGTTCACTGATAACTGACTATAGTGGATAATTATTCTTAAAGCTGCTGCGAGTTAGTGGCTGTTCTAATTCCACCCCTTCACCGCCTAAAACGGTCAAGGGTTTGCCCTCGACATCAACGTAGACTTTAGCATTGGGATTTAAAGTTGTAGCAGTGAAGACAACTTGCCCTATGCGACCCATCATGGAGCTACTACCGCCCCCACTCGTAAAATCTTGAGATAAATTAACGCGGACTTGATCGTTTTCCGCTTTCAGCCCCAGCAGCTTAGTTCCCTTGGGGATAGTGGTAGAATCTGTACCTTCTGTTGGGCCTGCTAATAAACTTTGAAAAGCCGTTTCTAAAACTTGATTGGGCTGGGTAGCTGCTATTTTAACGGGTTGGGGAACTAAGTTAAAACTTTTTTCTGTTGGTTTGAGCCAATAAACATTAGCTGTTTTTTCATTACCTGGTAGCGCTGTCTTGGGATCACCAGGTTGTTTGACAGTGTTAGTGGGGTTTGAGGGTGTTGGTGGGTTGCTGGATTGCCAAGTTAGCCACGCCACGCCACCACTGACTGCAACCACCGCAGCTGCGACACTTGCTATAACACCTGATGAATTACGGTTAGATCCTTGTTGGTCTTTCATTTTCTAAACCTTCCTGAGGGCTGAGATGGTCTTAATTGTGAAGAGCAGCCTGGTTAAAACAGTTATCAGTTATCAGTTATCAGTTATCAGTTATCAGTTATCAGTTACTGGCACTGAGAATCTCGATCTTGCTCGATGGAACCAAAGTCGGAGTATCGGTTATCAAGTTAACTGTTAACTGTTAACTGTTAACTGTTTACTGTTTACTGTTCACTGATTTAAGATGCAGCAATTTCTGATTTTGTGGAGTGCATCTCCAATTTTAGAATTTATACTTGTATTCCGTCACCTTTCAAACGATGTAAATCACAGATTAATTTTGAGAGTGTTGAAAATTATATTTACAACTTCAAGAGATATTGCAGGGAATTCGGAAAAACGCGCTCTTTTTTCAGACTTCAGACTTCAGACTTTAGACTTCTCCTGCGGAGACGCTACGCGAACAGACTTCAGACTTCAATTGCTGCCGTAATCCACTGTTTGAGTGTCGTTATAACATCATCAATGACAATTTCTTGCGATTTACGGGTGGCTCTTTCGACAACTTCGACTTTGCCATTAGCGATCGCTCGCCCAGTGACAATTCTATAAGGAATACCAATCAAATCAGCATCTTTGAATTTCACACCTGCTCGTTCATCCCGGTCATCAAGTAGGGTTTCAATTCCGGCTTGATTAAGCCCAGTGTAAAGCTTTTGGGCAATTTCTACTTGTTGAGGGTCTTTAATGTTAGGAATTGTGACGATCGCATGATATGGGGCGATCGCTACTGGCCAGATAATCCCATCTTTATCGTAGGATTGCTCTACAGCCGACTGTGCCAATCTGGACACCCCCACGCCATAACAACCCATGACTAGGGGTTTTTCTTCACCCTGTTCATTAGTATACGTTGCTCCCATTGCTAGAGAATATTTCGTACCTAATTGGAAGATATGCCCGACTTCAATCCCCCGGGCACTTTTGAGGGTTTGTTCTGGGTTGTGAATTGAGCGATCGCCTGGTCTAGATTTACGAATATCTACAACTAATTCTGGTGTTTTAAATTGCTCATTCCAGTTAGCACCAACTACGTGGAAGCCAGTTTCATTTGAGCCTGTAACGAAGTTCTTTAAATCAACGGCTGTCTGATCGACTAACCGGACAAATTGCGGATGCACCTGTTTATTACCACTAATATATTCATCAGCAATATCAGGGGCAATGTAGCCTAACGGTAGAGATTTGGCTGCCCATGTTTGTTGGGCTTCGGCAGTGGGGACACTCAAAGCAATAATAGTTTTAGCATTGTAATGGTGAGCTAATTTAGTCAACTCATTTTGCAACTTGACTTCATTCACTTCCTGATCGCCCCGGATGCTCACCAACACCAGCACAGTTATCCCATTATCATAATTTATCTGGTAAAGGACATTCTTCACAACTTGGGTGGGAGAACATTTGAGGAATTTAGTAACTGTTTCAATCGTTTCCGTTCCAGGTGTATCCCGTTTTTCATAGCTCGTAAACGGAGAAATTTCGGCATCAGCTGGTAAAGAAACCGCTTTTTCTACATTGGCGGCGTATTTGCCATCTTCAGTGTAGAGAACTTCATCTTCCCCAGCTTCCGCCAGCACCATAAACTCGGTGGAACCAGAACCGCCAATCGCCCCAGAATCTGCATCTACAGCGCGGAAAGCCAAACCAGAACGCCGCAGGATATTACTATAAGCTTGATACATATCCTGATAAGTTTTTTTCAGGCTGTCTTCATCAGGATTGAAAGAATAGGCATCTTTCATAATAAATTCTCTGCCCCGCATCAAACCAAAGCGGGGACGAATTTCGTCACGGAATTTAGTTTGAATTTGGTAGAGTGTTTGCGGTAATTGGCGATAGGAACGAATTAAATCACGAGCAATGACGGTGATGACTTCCTCATGAGTTGGGCCTAATCCCAATTGTTGCTCACGGCGATCGATGAGAGAGAACATAATTCCCTCAGCTTTGGTGTAAGTATCCCAACGGTCTGATTCTAGCCACAAATCAGCAGGTTGTAATTGGGGTAGGAGAGTTTCTTGTGCGCCTATGGCGTTCATTTCTTCCCGGACAATTTGGGAAACTTTTTGTAATACCCGCCACATCAAGGGTAGATAAGCATAAATACCGCTACCGATGCGACGAATATAACCAGCACGGAGTAACAATTTATGACTGGGAATCTCCGCATCAGCTGGATCGTCCCGGAGTGTAACGAATAACATTTGTGACAGTCGCATCGTTTATTCCCTAGTGAATTATGAAGTATAAATTATGAATTATGAATTATAAAAGATGCAGTATAAAGTATAAAATTTCATCCTTGATCTTTTATCCTTCAGCTTTTTTGCACACAAACTTAGGAGAACAATACCTTGTCAGATGTAACTTATCAAGCACAGCCACCATTAGAATTTATCCCGCCTGCGTTCAATCCTTTGTTTTTACGATTTGTCCATCTGTTCCTACCGAGTTATATTAACTGGCAAACAGCGATCGCTCAAATTGAAGCAGACAACGTCGAAATTTTAGCAGAGCAATATCGCCAGTTTCAGGAGGGGAAAATCCGGTTTATGCTGGCATTTCGCCATCCCAAAACGGAAGATCCACTTTGTTTAGGCTACTTATTTTCACAACTCGTGCCTAAGGTAGCACGAGAAAAGGGCATAGGGCTACAATCTCCAGTTCATGCTCATGCTATCTACGATCGCGGTATTCCTCTATGGGCTGGAAACCATGTTGGTTGGATCGCTTCTCATTTAGGTGGGACTCCCATTCAGCGGGGTAAAGCTGATTGGAATGGTTTGCGTTCGGCGCGAGATTTGTTTGCTAATGGCAAATTCCCTATGGCTGCAGCGCCAGAAGGTGCTACTAATGGGTTGTCGGAGCTGATTAGCCCCTTAGAACCGGGAATCGCCCAATTAGGCTTTTGGTGCGCCGAAGATTTGCAAAAAGCTGGACGCTCTGAACAGGTTTTAATTGTACCAGTTGGGATTAAATATAGTTATGTGGATGCTCCTTGGAGTGCGATCGCCCAGCTGTTAACTGAATTAGAAGCGGCTAGCGGTTTACCCGTGAATGCAGCCGGTGATAGTAATCCCTCACTAGAGTCGCTTTATCCCCGCTTATTGGGTTTGGCAGAACATTTACTGTCAATCATGGAAAAATTTTATACGCGGTTCTATCATCAAAAGCTGACAGATCACCAGAACACATCAGGAGATATTAGCGATCGCAATGCAGCTTTAGCAGCTCGTTTACAAGCTGTATTAAATGTCGCACTCCAAATATCAGAACAGTATTTTGACTTACCGCCCAAAGGTCAATTAAATGACCGTTGTCGGCGAGTAGAGCAAGCTGCTTGGAATTATATCTTTAGAGAAGACTTTAAGGATCTCACAGCATTATCTTCTATCGAAAAAGCTTTAGGCGATCGCATTGCTGAAGAAGCCAATTCTCGCATGTGGCATATGCGTTTAGTAGAAAGTTTCGTCGCCGTTTCTGGTAACTACATTAAAGCCAAACCAACAGTAGAAAGGTTTGCCGAAACAACCTTACTTTTACGAGATATGGTAAATAAAATTCAGGGCGGTAATCCCTTACAACGTCCACAATTAGGTAAACAAAAAGTAAAACTGACTGTGGGTGCGCCGATATCTGTTTCTGAACGTTATTCAGCTTATAAAGGTAATCGCTTGGCGGCGAAGCAATCTGTGATTGATTTGACGAATGATTTACAGCAGGCGCTGGAGGGTTTGATTTGACTCTTCATTAGCCTAGTTAAGCTGTGAGATATTCAATTTTCCTATGTTGACGGAGGGGAGAAGGGGGAGAGTGGGATGTGGACAACATTATCAAGATTTAGCCAATGCTAAAGTGATAAAATTTCCCAATCCCAACTTTCTGCTGGAGCGTAATTCTAGTGGTAACATTACAGATCAGAACAATTAGAACTAATAAAACTGCGTCACGAAGCTGACCGATTTTATGCTTTGTAAAGCCCAATCTGCTTTGTTACTCCGTTGGCGAGGGGATCATCTACCTGTTGCTTGACTACCCAACTCAGAACTATGAGATTGCACATATTTAATACAATTGCGCCCATTTAATTTAGCAGCATATAAGGCTTGATCAACTACTTGCAATAACTCATCTCTGGTTTTTCCATGATCAGGAAACACACCCACCCCACCCGAAACTGTCGAATATATTTCCTTACCTGCAAATTCCAATAGCACAGCTTGAAAAGATAATCGGATTTGTTCAGCGTGCTGGAACCCATTCTCTAACGTCATACCAGGTAAAGCCAAGACAAATTCCTCACCACCATAGCGGCACACGATCGCCTCAGGGTGACTATAGTAGCCAAGCAGGTTGGCAAATGCTTGAATTACGCGATCGCCAGCTTGATGACCGAATGTATCATTAATCTTTTTAAAATAATCGATATCCATGATAATCAAGACGACTGGTGCAGAATCCCGCGCTGCTTTTGTTAATTCTTTGGGGAATATGTCGTCAAAATAACGCCGATTAAATAAGCCTGTCAGTCCGTCCCGTATAGCTCGTTCTCGTAACTCAGCCTGTAAAGTTTCAATTTCGATTACCTGTTTTTGCAACCGTTCATTGGCCTGTCGCAGTTCTGATTCAGCTTGATAACGTTGGGTGATGTCACGCAAAACCAGCAGACGGCCTGTTAACCGTTTGCGCTCATCGTGTAATGGAGTAATTAACAGCTCTACATAACAAGGAGTTACCGCATCTATGAATATCTCCATCTTGAGGCTTTCATGAGCGTGATACATCTTGGCGATTTCTGGCCACTTTGCCAGAACTTGAGCCGGAGATTGGCCAATATGTTGCTCTTTCGCCCCAATTAGCCGTTTTGCCGCCGGATTAATGTCAATAATGCGGTTTTTGACATCCAGCACTAGCACACCGTCACTCATCATCTCAATTACTGTATCTCTCGCTATAGGTACGAGTTCTAATATCCGCAAGCGAAAAACACTCACAAAAGAGCATAGTCCCGTCAGCATAAAGCA contains these protein-coding regions:
- a CDS encoding metalloregulator ArsR/SmtB family transcription factor, whose protein sequence is MKQTLPVPPEVVQQVAEYFSLLSEPMRLRLLHLLRDEEKCVQELVEATQTSQANVSKHLKVMWQAGILSRRSEGTCAYYRVEDEMIFELCNRVCDRLATRLEQQARHFRVLNGKN
- a CDS encoding GerMN domain-containing protein — translated: MKDQQGSNRNSSGVIASVAAAVVAVSGGVAWLTWQSSNPPTPSNPTNTVKQPGDPKTALPGNEKTANVYWLKPTEKSFNLVPQPVKIAATQPNQVLETAFQSLLAGPTEGTDSTTIPKGTKLLGLKAENDQVRVNLSQDFTSGGGSSSMMGRIGQVVFTATTLNPNAKVYVDVEGKPLTVLGGEGVELEQPLTRSSFKNNYPL
- a CDS encoding proline--tRNA ligase, with the translated sequence MRLSQMLFVTLRDDPADAEIPSHKLLLRAGYIRRIGSGIYAYLPLMWRVLQKVSQIVREEMNAIGAQETLLPQLQPADLWLESDRWDTYTKAEGIMFSLIDRREQQLGLGPTHEEVITVIARDLIRSYRQLPQTLYQIQTKFRDEIRPRFGLMRGREFIMKDAYSFNPDEDSLKKTYQDMYQAYSNILRRSGLAFRAVDADSGAIGGSGSTEFMVLAEAGEDEVLYTEDGKYAANVEKAVSLPADAEISPFTSYEKRDTPGTETIETVTKFLKCSPTQVVKNVLYQINYDNGITVLVLVSIRGDQEVNEVKLQNELTKLAHHYNAKTIIALSVPTAEAQQTWAAKSLPLGYIAPDIADEYISGNKQVHPQFVRLVDQTAVDLKNFVTGSNETGFHVVGANWNEQFKTPELVVDIRKSRPGDRSIHNPEQTLKSARGIEVGHIFQLGTKYSLAMGATYTNEQGEEKPLVMGCYGVGVSRLAQSAVEQSYDKDGIIWPVAIAPYHAIVTIPNIKDPQQVEIAQKLYTGLNQAGIETLLDDRDERAGVKFKDADLIGIPYRIVTGRAIANGKVEVVERATRKSQEIVIDDVITTLKQWITAAIEV
- a CDS encoding phospholipid/glycerol acyltransferase; amino-acid sequence: MSDVTYQAQPPLEFIPPAFNPLFLRFVHLFLPSYINWQTAIAQIEADNVEILAEQYRQFQEGKIRFMLAFRHPKTEDPLCLGYLFSQLVPKVAREKGIGLQSPVHAHAIYDRGIPLWAGNHVGWIASHLGGTPIQRGKADWNGLRSARDLFANGKFPMAAAPEGATNGLSELISPLEPGIAQLGFWCAEDLQKAGRSEQVLIVPVGIKYSYVDAPWSAIAQLLTELEAASGLPVNAAGDSNPSLESLYPRLLGLAEHLLSIMEKFYTRFYHQKLTDHQNTSGDISDRNAALAARLQAVLNVALQISEQYFDLPPKGQLNDRCRRVEQAAWNYIFREDFKDLTALSSIEKALGDRIAEEANSRMWHMRLVESFVAVSGNYIKAKPTVERFAETTLLLRDMVNKIQGGNPLQRPQLGKQKVKLTVGAPISVSERYSAYKGNRLAAKQSVIDLTNDLQQALEGLI
- a CDS encoding histidine kinase N-terminal 7TM domain-containing protein codes for the protein MLFQYNVYFVFLSITATISAIVGFAAWQQRSISPASKPFILMMLAIAFYATVAAMEAVVITIREKIFWSKLEYVGSGSVITLFLIFVMQLTNKNRCLTPRNTALLWVIPTLNVVLVATNEWHGLVWSGFLPDPQGTHAVIYQHSLGFFWIMACIYVYTLTGVVMLIHKALLPSVLYRRQSTIVLVGAALPLLGASLYMLRLTPPGLNITPMCFMLTGLCSFVSVFRLRILELVPIARDTVIEMMSDGVLVLDVKNRIIDINPAAKRLIGAKEQHIGQSPAQVLAKWPEIAKMYHAHESLKMEIFIDAVTPCYVELLITPLHDERKRLTGRLLVLRDITQRYQAESELRQANERLQKQVIEIETLQAELRERAIRDGLTGLFNRRYFDDIFPKELTKAARDSAPVVLIIMDIDYFKKINDTFGHQAGDRVIQAFANLLGYYSHPEAIVCRYGGEEFVLALPGMTLENGFQHAEQIRLSFQAVLLEFAGKEIYSTVSGGVGVFPDHGKTRDELLQVVDQALYAAKLNGRNCIKYVQSHSSELGSQATGR